One Vicinamibacterales bacterium DNA segment encodes these proteins:
- a CDS encoding GMC oxidoreductase, with product MGHVNSVLMAVSALPEPTVFQKTLAVNDYYFGDAAFPYPMGHISFVGKLDGVALSAGAPKMAPGFTLDLMAGHSLDFWLTSEDLPDPENRVTLDRDGGIVLSYAPNNETAHEQLQARLKRLMASQRRCDIHGDACHVGLFGRSLFVGQRIPLAGVAHQCGTVRFGTDPASSALDVHCRAHDVDNLYVVDGSFFPSSGAVNPALTIMANALRVGDHLVERLGATSEEARHAEA from the coding sequence ATGGGCCACGTCAACTCGGTGCTGATGGCCGTCTCTGCGCTGCCCGAACCGACCGTGTTCCAGAAGACGCTCGCCGTGAACGACTACTACTTCGGCGACGCGGCGTTCCCCTACCCGATGGGCCACATCTCGTTCGTCGGCAAGCTCGACGGGGTGGCGCTCTCGGCCGGGGCGCCGAAGATGGCCCCGGGGTTCACGCTGGATCTGATGGCCGGCCACTCGCTGGACTTCTGGCTCACGTCGGAGGACCTGCCCGATCCCGAGAACCGCGTCACCCTCGACCGGGACGGCGGCATCGTCCTCAGCTACGCGCCCAACAACGAGACGGCCCACGAGCAGCTCCAGGCGCGCCTGAAGCGCCTGATGGCCTCGCAGCGCCGGTGCGACATCCACGGCGATGCCTGCCACGTCGGCCTCTTCGGCCGCAGCCTGTTCGTCGGCCAGCGCATTCCGCTGGCGGGCGTCGCGCACCAGTGCGGCACGGTGCGGTTCGGGACCGACCCGGCCTCCTCGGCGCTCGACGTGCACTGCCGGGCGCATGACGTGGACAACCTCTACGTGGTGGACGGCAGCTTCTTCCCGTCGAGCGGCGCGGTGAACCCGGCCCTCACGATCATGGCCAACGCCCTGCGCGTCGGCGATCACCTGGTGGAGCGCCTGGGCGCCACCTCGGAGGAGGCACGCCATGCTGAGGCGTGA
- a CDS encoding VOC family protein gives MATSSRSCSSRRGRAIPGGNRRPRSSWAWTTAIVSGDTEASLAFYRDGLGLAIAGQGENYGEEQEHLNNVFGGASASPRFARPTAPAWSCWLLAPRDGRPTPLDLKANDLAHWQTTLVARAPESLLHARHGGGLVSPEVVAVDAATTGFARGLTIRDPDGHAMRVVARH, from the coding sequence ATGGCCACTTCCTCGAGATCCTGCAGTTCCCGCCGGGGAAGGGCGATCCCAGGTGGCAATCGAAGGCCGCGCTCTTCCTGGGCCTGGACCACGGCCATCGTCTCGGGCGACACCGAGGCCTCGCTGGCGTTCTACCGCGACGGCCTGGGCCTGGCGATCGCGGGTCAGGGCGAGAACTACGGCGAGGAGCAGGAACACCTGAACAACGTGTTCGGCGGCGCCTCCGCATCACCACGCTTCGCGCGGCCGACGGCCCCGGCGTGGAGCTGCTGGTTACTCGCCCCCCGCGACGGGCGGCCGACGCCGCTCGACTTGAAGGCCAACGACCTGGCGCACTGGCAGACGACGCTCGTCGCCCGGGCGCCGGAGTCGCTGCTGCACGCGCGGCATGGCGGCGGCCTCGTGTCGCCGGAAGTCGTCGCCGTGGACGCCGCGACGACGGGCTTCGCGCGCGGCCTGACCATTCGCGACCCGGACGGCCACGCCATGCGGGTGGTCGCCAGGCACTAG
- a CDS encoding GMC family oxidoreductase N-terminal domain-containing protein — MTVRAGFLESTMHYDVIIIGSGAGGGTLAHRLAHAGKRVLLLERGEYVPREKDNWSSRAVNVDGKYHTKEVWRDRSGQPLHPHTSYVVGGNTKFYGAALFRLRERDFGEIRHHGGVSPAWPIAYEDLEPYYAEAERMYHVHGARGGDPTEPWASGPYPHPAVSHEPRIAALHEDFAAAGVHPFHVPLGIMLDERDRETSPCIRCSTCDGFPCLIHAKSDAHVVAVTPALATGNLTLLTDAYVDRLETSATGREITGVVVRHGGETSQVRGDIVVSSCGAINSAALSCVRRTTATPAGSPTAPASSAATTWATSTRC; from the coding sequence GTGACCGTTCGCGCCGGCTTCCTGGAGTCCACCATGCACTACGACGTCATCATCATCGGAAGCGGCGCCGGCGGCGGCACGCTGGCCCACCGGCTGGCGCACGCGGGCAAGCGCGTCCTCCTGCTCGAGCGCGGCGAGTACGTGCCGAGAGAGAAGGACAACTGGAGCTCGCGCGCCGTGAACGTGGACGGCAAGTACCACACGAAGGAGGTCTGGCGCGATCGCTCGGGCCAGCCCCTGCACCCGCACACCAGCTACGTGGTCGGCGGCAACACGAAGTTCTACGGCGCGGCCCTGTTCCGGCTGCGCGAGCGCGACTTCGGCGAGATCCGGCACCACGGCGGCGTCTCGCCGGCGTGGCCCATCGCCTACGAGGACCTGGAGCCGTACTACGCCGAGGCCGAGCGGATGTACCACGTCCACGGCGCGCGGGGCGGCGACCCCACCGAGCCCTGGGCCTCGGGCCCGTATCCGCACCCGGCCGTCTCGCACGAGCCCCGGATCGCGGCCCTGCACGAGGACTTCGCTGCCGCCGGCGTCCATCCGTTCCACGTGCCGCTGGGCATCATGCTGGACGAGCGCGACAGGGAGACGAGCCCGTGCATCCGCTGCTCGACCTGCGACGGCTTCCCCTGCCTGATTCACGCCAAGAGCGACGCGCACGTGGTGGCCGTCACGCCGGCGCTCGCCACGGGCAACCTCACGCTCCTGACCGATGCCTACGTCGATCGCCTCGAGACGTCGGCCACGGGCCGTGAGATCACGGGCGTCGTCGTCCGCCACGGCGGCGAGACCAGCCAGGTCCGGGGCGATATCGTGGTCTCGAGCTGCGGCGCCATCAACTCGGCCGCGCTCTCCTGCGTTCGGCGAACGACCGCCACCCCGGCGGGCTCGCCAACCGCTCCGGCGTCGTCGGCCGCCACTACATGGGCCACGTCAACTCGGTGCTGA